The Vibrio chagasii genome includes a region encoding these proteins:
- a CDS encoding M4 family metallopeptidase, whose protein sequence is MNQQHQLSWKIAAILGTSFGFNAHAAEMVTIENDSLLQQSLIAQSKSIAPLELGFSEVKRVVLPNGKTKVRYQQTHFGLPVFNTSVVATLSKNQPSQVFGSMAQGISDDLSHIAPKLNQEQAIEAALSSHRSFTVGKKSIENKNAKLVVRLDENQTAQMVYLVDFFVASNYPERPFFFIDAMTGEVLQKWNGLNHAKALGTGPGGNTKTNRYEYGTDFPGFSIDKAGTTCTLENDAVKTVDLNNRTSGSSAYSYNCSDDTNYTDRKYVNGAYSPLNDAHYFGNVVFDMYKEWMNTSPLSFQLTMRVHYSTDYENAFWNGSSMTFGDGKNTFYPLVDINVSAHEVSHGFTEQNSGLVYRNMSGGINEAFSDIAGEAAEYYLRGNVDWIVGSDIFKSEGGLRYFDQPSKDGRSIDHASDYYDGLNVHLSSGVYNRAFYLLANKSGWDVRKGFEIFTVANQLYWTANSTFDAGACGVAKAAADMGYTVADVEDAFNSVGVNASCSPTIPVDNVLTKGTPIANLSGNKYSESFYTFSVDSASSVTVAMSGGTGDADLYVKAGSKPSTSSYDCRPYRTGNNEQCSVNAQPGVTYHVLLRGYTNYSGVTLRLD, encoded by the coding sequence ATGAACCAACAACATCAACTAAGCTGGAAAATAGCAGCTATTCTAGGTACATCTTTTGGCTTTAATGCACACGCTGCTGAAATGGTCACCATCGAGAACGATAGCCTACTCCAACAAAGCCTCATTGCTCAATCAAAGAGCATTGCACCGCTAGAGCTAGGTTTTTCTGAAGTTAAACGGGTGGTACTGCCCAATGGAAAAACCAAAGTACGCTACCAACAAACCCACTTTGGTCTACCCGTCTTTAATACCTCCGTTGTCGCCACCCTATCCAAAAACCAACCCTCACAAGTATTTGGTTCAATGGCGCAAGGGATCAGCGATGATCTATCACACATCGCGCCTAAATTGAATCAAGAGCAAGCCATCGAAGCTGCATTGTCCTCCCACCGCTCGTTTACCGTCGGCAAAAAGTCGATTGAAAACAAAAATGCGAAGTTAGTTGTCAGGCTCGATGAGAACCAAACCGCACAGATGGTGTATTTGGTCGATTTTTTTGTCGCGTCCAATTACCCAGAACGTCCTTTCTTCTTTATTGATGCCATGACGGGGGAAGTCCTTCAAAAATGGAACGGATTAAATCACGCCAAAGCCTTGGGAACTGGACCTGGTGGTAATACCAAAACCAATCGATATGAATATGGTACTGACTTTCCAGGATTCTCGATTGATAAAGCCGGGACCACATGTACGTTAGAGAACGACGCAGTGAAAACGGTCGACTTGAATAACAGAACTTCTGGTAGTTCAGCTTACAGTTACAACTGTAGCGATGACACCAACTACACAGATCGTAAATACGTGAATGGCGCCTACTCTCCCCTTAACGATGCGCATTATTTCGGCAACGTCGTCTTTGATATGTACAAAGAGTGGATGAACACATCACCTTTATCGTTCCAACTCACTATGCGTGTTCACTACAGTACCGATTATGAGAATGCCTTCTGGAATGGTTCATCCATGACTTTTGGTGACGGCAAAAATACCTTCTACCCATTAGTCGATATCAACGTCAGTGCGCATGAGGTGAGCCACGGTTTCACCGAACAAAACTCCGGGTTGGTCTACAGAAACATGTCAGGCGGTATAAACGAGGCCTTCTCCGACATCGCAGGCGAAGCGGCTGAATACTATCTGCGTGGAAATGTGGACTGGATTGTCGGTAGCGATATCTTCAAATCGGAAGGTGGCTTGCGTTACTTTGATCAACCATCAAAAGATGGTCGTTCAATCGATCACGCCTCTGATTACTACGATGGTTTGAATGTTCACTTGTCGAGCGGTGTTTATAACCGAGCATTTTACCTTTTAGCTAACAAATCAGGCTGGGACGTACGCAAAGGCTTTGAAATCTTTACCGTCGCCAACCAACTGTATTGGACAGCCAACAGTACCTTTGATGCCGGTGCATGTGGCGTAGCCAAAGCGGCTGCAGATATGGGTTATACGGTTGCCGACGTGGAAGATGCGTTTAATAGTGTTGGCGTCAACGCAAGCTGCAGCCCTACCATTCCGGTTGACAATGTGCTCACCAAAGGGACGCCTATCGCGAACCTAAGTGGTAACAAATACTCTGAAAGTTTCTACACATTCTCCGTAGATTCTGCATCAAGCGTAACGGTGGCAATGTCTGGCGGAACTGGCGATGCAGATCTGTATGTCAAAGCAGGCAGTAAACCAAGTACCTCAAGTTATGATTGCCGCCCTTATCGTACCGGTAATAACGAGCAATGCAGTGTTAACGCGCAGCCGGGCGTTACCTATCACGTGTTACTTCGTGGGTACACAAATTACTCTGGAGTGACTTTGCGCCTAGATTAA
- a CDS encoding MaoC family dehydratase → MNPEIGQIATIEKKLDKQTVEAFASVSEDYNPIHLDEDFAKTTQFERPIVHGMLASSLISGLLASKVPGAGSIYLGQSLKFLRPIFVGETVTAKVEVIRVREDKPIAVISTQVLNANGEIAVDGEATVMYSV, encoded by the coding sequence ATGAATCCAGAAATCGGACAAATTGCCACAATAGAAAAGAAATTAGATAAGCAAACCGTAGAAGCGTTTGCTAGCGTCTCGGAAGACTACAACCCAATCCATTTAGATGAAGATTTCGCTAAAACCACACAATTTGAGCGTCCAATCGTGCATGGTATGTTGGCATCGAGCCTTATCTCTGGCTTGTTGGCTTCTAAAGTGCCGGGCGCAGGCAGCATTTACTTGGGGCAATCCTTGAAGTTTCTTCGTCCTATATTTGTTGGCGAAACTGTCACAGCCAAGGTGGAAGTGATCAGAGTGCGTGAAGACAAACCTATCGCTGTGATATCTACTCAAGTATTGAACGCGAATGGTGAAATCGCCGTCGATGGTGAAGCGACAGTGATGTACTCTGTTTAA
- the phaC gene encoding class I poly(R)-hydroxyalkanoic acid synthase — MENKSPFEGMMNLMSQYGQAWMDNLGQPTQSTLMKTQSEDFTKWVGSMTQNPTNMVEQQMNWWAQQVNLLNDCILGTQEQTKETDRRFRDPSWNDTPLYRYIKESYKLACDNIQQSVENADGLDDETKARLSFFTRQYLNAMSPSNFVSTNPEILKLTMESKGENLIQGMKQFRQDLEQSADMLNIRMTDKNQFKLGENIASTPGKIVFQNEMFELIQYKPTTEQVYKRPTLIVPPFVNKYYIMDVNPETSYVKWLVSQGHTVFMISWVNPNAQMRDVDFGNYVTQGVLPALDAIESVTGEREVTGIGYCIGGTTLVAAMAYLSGKRRKQRIKSVTLLTTILDFQKPGELGVFINDPIISSIEAQNNQRGYMDGRQMAVSFSLLRENSLYWNYYISNYLKGESPMAFDLLYWNCDNTNVTAATHNQLLRQCYLENRLAKGELVIDGVAIDLGKVKSPAYFLSAIDDHIALWDGNFEGTKLLGGDNKFVLTESGHIAGPMNHADSNKYGFWTNDDNDQAPSQWLASADKHHGSWWSHWQKWVDERNFSEMIEARELEGELDAPGEYVKQRIQDVIVQENDMEKESA; from the coding sequence ATGGAAAATAAATCGCCCTTTGAAGGTATGATGAACCTCATGTCCCAATACGGACAAGCCTGGATGGACAATCTAGGGCAGCCAACACAATCGACATTGATGAAAACCCAATCGGAAGATTTTACGAAGTGGGTGGGCTCAATGACTCAGAACCCAACCAATATGGTTGAGCAACAGATGAATTGGTGGGCGCAGCAAGTTAATCTACTTAACGATTGTATCCTCGGCACTCAAGAACAAACTAAAGAGACGGATCGTCGTTTTCGTGACCCTTCATGGAATGACACGCCACTGTATCGTTACATCAAAGAGAGCTACAAACTTGCTTGTGACAATATTCAACAATCAGTTGAGAACGCAGATGGTCTGGACGACGAGACCAAAGCTCGCCTTTCATTTTTCACTCGGCAGTATTTGAATGCCATGTCGCCAAGTAACTTCGTGTCGACTAACCCAGAGATACTCAAGCTGACCATGGAGAGTAAGGGTGAAAACCTGATCCAGGGGATGAAGCAATTCCGTCAGGATTTAGAGCAAAGTGCCGACATGCTCAATATTCGAATGACGGATAAAAACCAGTTCAAACTGGGGGAGAATATTGCCTCAACGCCCGGAAAAATCGTCTTTCAAAACGAGATGTTCGAGCTGATTCAATACAAGCCGACCACAGAACAAGTCTATAAACGCCCGACACTGATCGTACCGCCGTTCGTCAACAAATATTACATTATGGATGTCAATCCAGAGACCTCTTATGTGAAGTGGTTGGTCAGCCAAGGCCACACAGTATTCATGATCTCTTGGGTGAACCCTAATGCTCAAATGCGAGACGTCGATTTTGGCAACTACGTGACTCAAGGCGTGCTACCTGCACTTGATGCCATTGAAAGTGTCACAGGCGAGCGAGAAGTTACCGGTATCGGTTACTGCATCGGTGGCACCACCTTAGTCGCAGCCATGGCTTACCTTTCTGGCAAACGTCGTAAGCAGAGAATCAAATCGGTCACTCTGCTGACTACGATCCTCGACTTCCAAAAGCCAGGTGAGTTAGGGGTCTTCATCAATGATCCGATCATTAGCAGCATTGAAGCGCAAAACAACCAACGTGGTTATATGGATGGCCGCCAAATGGCCGTGTCATTCAGCTTACTTCGTGAAAACAGCCTGTATTGGAATTACTACATTTCCAATTATTTGAAAGGGGAGAGCCCAATGGCATTCGACCTCCTTTATTGGAACTGTGACAACACCAACGTGACCGCTGCGACCCATAACCAGCTGCTACGTCAGTGCTATCTTGAGAATCGACTCGCCAAAGGTGAGTTAGTGATCGATGGTGTGGCGATTGATTTAGGTAAAGTAAAGTCGCCGGCTTATTTCCTCTCTGCTATCGATGATCATATCGCGCTATGGGACGGCAATTTTGAAGGCACAAAACTGCTAGGTGGAGACAATAAATTTGTACTTACCGAGAGTGGTCATATTGCAGGGCCGATGAACCATGCCGATTCCAATAAATATGGTTTTTGGACCAATGATGATAACGACCAAGCACCATCTCAGTGGCTTGCCAGCGCCGACAAGCACCATGGCTCGTGGTGGTCACATTGGCAAAAATGGGTTGATGAGCGCAACTTCTCCGAAATGATTGAAGCTCGTGAGCTAGAAGGTGAACTGGATGCGCCAGGTGAATACGTGAAGCAGCGCATTCAAGATGTCATTGTGCAAGAAAATGACATGGAAAAGGAGTCTGCATAA
- a CDS encoding phasin family protein gives MSTQETFKAFTSQLESVTNPFYNFNQLVTKNIETLTKIQLDSLQAYSALGNESLQSLASLKQPQDIPAYGSKQMEVASKISQQLMEDSQKLTQLGQDFKSAADELTASAVKTAKSA, from the coding sequence ATGTCTACTCAGGAAACATTTAAGGCTTTCACATCGCAGCTAGAGTCTGTAACTAACCCGTTCTACAACTTCAATCAACTAGTGACTAAGAATATAGAGACACTGACCAAGATTCAGCTTGATAGCCTTCAGGCTTATAGCGCGCTAGGTAATGAGTCTTTGCAGAGCTTAGCTTCGTTAAAGCAGCCACAAGATATTCCAGCTTATGGTTCAAAACAGATGGAAGTGGCGAGTAAGATCTCACAACAACTCATGGAAGATAGCCAAAAGCTGACTCAACTTGGTCAAGATTTTAAATCTGCCGCTGACGAGCTTACAGCTTCTGCGGTAAAGACTGCGAAAAGTGCTTAG
- the folM gene encoding dihydromonapterin reductase: MSETILITGVGKRLGFALAQQLLADGYQVIGTFRREYPQLQQLRDKGADLQYVDFYQQSSVEDFLHYVGQEYRALRAIVHNASDWKPENKKDPSENAAEIMNQMMAVHVGVPYLINLSLKDLLMSGDQTSDIIHISDYVAEKGSKKHIAYAASKAALNNLTLSFSAMMAPNVKVNTVSPAMIKFNDYDDEAYKAKALQKALIPAEAGFEEVVDGIKYVLSSRYMTGRTLHLDGGRHLK; the protein is encoded by the coding sequence ATGAGTGAGACGATTCTGATAACTGGAGTAGGGAAGCGATTAGGGTTCGCACTCGCTCAGCAACTTCTGGCTGATGGGTACCAAGTGATTGGTACCTTTCGCAGAGAATATCCTCAGTTGCAACAGCTGCGTGATAAGGGGGCTGATCTACAGTACGTCGATTTTTACCAGCAAAGCAGCGTAGAGGACTTTCTGCACTATGTAGGGCAAGAGTACAGAGCACTTCGAGCCATCGTTCATAATGCCTCTGATTGGAAGCCGGAGAATAAGAAAGATCCGAGCGAGAACGCTGCAGAAATTATGAACCAGATGATGGCAGTTCACGTCGGCGTACCATACCTTATCAATCTGTCGCTCAAAGACCTGCTGATGTCTGGCGATCAAACCTCAGATATCATCCACATCAGTGACTATGTTGCCGAAAAAGGCAGTAAAAAACATATCGCTTACGCGGCAAGCAAAGCTGCGCTTAATAACTTAACGCTTTCGTTCTCGGCGATGATGGCTCCCAACGTGAAAGTAAACACTGTCTCACCAGCTATGATCAAATTCAATGATTATGATGACGAGGCGTACAAGGCTAAAGCTCTGCAAAAAGCTTTGATTCCGGCAGAAGCGGGTTTTGAGGAAGTGGTTGATGGCATCAAGTATGTACTGTCCAGTCGTTACATGACAGGAAGAACATTGCACCTTGATGGCGGCAGGCATCTAAAGTGA
- the folE gene encoding GTP cyclohydrolase I FolE, whose translation MLSTEAEQVRTALLARGLETPMTASEMNSDQKYNRIKGLLTEVVSTLGLDLTDDSLAETPHRIAKMYVHEIFSGLDYNNFPKISVIENKMSVDEMVKVSDIDLTSTCEHHFITIDGLAQVAYIPESKILGLSKINRIVRFFAQRPQVQERLTQQVLIAIQTLVETENVAVTIKATHYCVKSRGVMDANSETTTTALGGIFKTNPQTRAEFLR comes from the coding sequence ATGTTGAGTACAGAAGCAGAACAAGTAAGAACAGCTCTACTGGCGAGAGGGCTTGAAACTCCGATGACCGCGAGTGAAATGAACAGCGACCAAAAATACAATCGTATCAAGGGACTGTTAACGGAAGTTGTCAGCACGTTGGGGTTGGATCTGACAGATGACAGCCTTGCAGAAACGCCTCACCGCATCGCAAAGATGTACGTGCATGAGATCTTTTCGGGACTGGATTACAACAACTTTCCAAAAATCAGCGTGATAGAGAACAAGATGTCGGTTGATGAGATGGTTAAGGTGTCGGACATCGACTTAACCTCCACATGTGAGCATCACTTCATTACTATCGACGGTTTGGCACAAGTGGCCTACATTCCGGAATCTAAGATACTTGGCCTGTCAAAAATAAACAGAATTGTCCGATTCTTCGCGCAGCGCCCCCAAGTCCAAGAGCGCTTAACCCAGCAGGTTTTGATTGCCATACAGACTCTCGTTGAAACAGAAAATGTCGCGGTGACCATCAAAGCAACGCATTACTGCGTGAAGTCTCGAGGCGTAATGGATGCCAACTCTGAAACGACCACAACAGCGCTCGGTGGCATTTTCAAAACTAATCCTCAAACTAGAGCTGAGTTTTTACGATGA
- the folX gene encoding dihydroneopterin triphosphate 2'-epimerase, protein MNHNAIITITNLRLRTFIGFNEEEKTKQQDIVINAEIHYPANNLCLSDDVDNALNYKNICKKIIHHVESGRFLLLEKLTSDVLGICIDHSWVRYAQVRIDKPHALRFADSVSLTLSYEADQDNNF, encoded by the coding sequence ATGAACCACAACGCCATTATTACCATCACAAACCTCAGACTACGAACCTTCATCGGCTTCAACGAAGAAGAGAAAACCAAGCAGCAAGACATTGTTATAAACGCAGAGATTCATTATCCAGCGAACAACCTTTGCCTCTCTGATGACGTCGACAATGCTCTCAACTATAAAAACATCTGCAAGAAGATCATTCATCATGTCGAGTCTGGAAGATTTCTGCTTCTAGAAAAGTTAACCAGCGATGTACTTGGAATCTGCATTGATCATTCATGGGTTCGGTACGCTCAAGTGAGAATTGATAAACCCCACGCGCTGCGTTTTGCCGACTCCGTTTCGCTCACGCTGAGCTATGAAGCAGACCAAGATAATAACTTCTAA
- the folK gene encoding 2-amino-4-hydroxy-6-hydroxymethyldihydropteridine diphosphokinase: MAIVYVSIGSNINREHHITESLKALNHRFAPLQISQFYDCEPVGFEGDNFLNLVVGFECDLPIAELSKTLHRIESDNGRQRETKEYAARTMDIDILLYGDQVGIIDGVELPRGEITEYAFVLRPLVDLAATANHPILNTSFQELWNSFDQSSQKTDPIPFELSLT; encoded by the coding sequence ATGGCCATCGTCTATGTCAGCATCGGAAGCAACATTAATCGCGAACACCACATCACAGAATCTCTCAAAGCGTTGAACCATCGCTTCGCTCCACTGCAAATTTCTCAGTTTTACGATTGTGAGCCAGTCGGCTTTGAAGGAGACAACTTCCTCAATCTTGTCGTGGGGTTTGAATGCGACCTTCCTATCGCAGAATTATCTAAAACTCTTCATCGAATCGAATCCGATAACGGCCGCCAACGCGAGACTAAAGAGTATGCTGCGCGAACCATGGATATCGATATCCTTCTGTACGGTGATCAAGTAGGCATTATCGACGGGGTGGAGTTACCTAGAGGTGAAATTACCGAGTACGCTTTTGTGCTTCGCCCGTTAGTCGACCTTGCCGCGACTGCCAATCACCCAATTCTTAATACCTCGTTCCAAGAGCTTTGGAATAGTTTTGACCAGTCGAGTCAGAAAACCGACCCAATCCCTTTCGAGCTCAGTCTCACGTAA